A window of Micrococcus endophyticus contains these coding sequences:
- the rplC gene encoding 50S ribosomal protein L3 produces MTNTQNIKGLLGTKLGMTQVWDEDNKLIPVTVVKADPNVVTQLRSEETDGYTAVQIAYGQIDPRRVTKPLAGHFEKAGVTPRRHLVELRTADAAEYSLGQDLTVEVFEAGQKVDVVGTTKGKGFAGAMKRHGFAGVSASHGAHKNHRKPGSVGGASTPGRVFKGQRMPGRMGAVRQTTMNLTLHGVDVENNLLLIKGAVPGSKGQVVLVRSAVKGA; encoded by the coding sequence ATGACCAACACCCAGAACATCAAGGGCCTGCTGGGCACGAAGCTCGGCATGACCCAGGTCTGGGATGAGGACAACAAGCTCATCCCCGTGACCGTGGTCAAGGCAGACCCGAACGTCGTCACCCAGCTGCGCTCCGAGGAGACCGACGGCTACACCGCCGTGCAGATCGCCTACGGCCAGATCGACCCCCGCCGCGTGACCAAGCCCCTGGCCGGTCACTTCGAGAAGGCCGGCGTGACCCCGCGCCGTCACCTCGTCGAGCTGCGCACCGCCGACGCCGCCGAGTACTCGCTCGGCCAGGACCTGACCGTGGAGGTCTTCGAGGCCGGCCAGAAGGTCGACGTCGTGGGCACCACCAAGGGCAAGGGCTTCGCCGGCGCCATGAAGCGCCACGGCTTCGCCGGCGTGAGCGCCTCCCACGGCGCCCACAAGAACCACCGCAAGCCCGGCTCCGTGGGCGGCGCGTCCACCCCGGGCCGCGTGTTCAAGGGCCAGCGCATGCCCGGTCGCATGGGCGCCGTGCGCCAGACCACCATGAACCTGACCCTCCACGGCGTCGACGTGGAGAACAACCTCCTGCTGATCAAGGGCGCGGTGCCCGGCTCCAAGGGCCAGGTCGTGCTCGTCCGCAGCGCCGTGAAGGGAGCCTGA
- the rpsS gene encoding 30S ribosomal protein S19: MPRSLKKGPFVDQHLYLKVLAENEKGSKNVIKTWSRRSMIIPDMLGHTIAVHDGRKHVPVFVTESMVGHKLGEFAPTRTYRGHVKDDKKGKRR; the protein is encoded by the coding sequence ATGCCTCGCAGCCTGAAGAAGGGCCCCTTCGTCGATCAGCACCTCTACCTGAAGGTTCTGGCCGAGAACGAGAAGGGCAGCAAGAACGTCATCAAGACCTGGTCCCGCCGGTCGATGATCATCCCGGACATGCTGGGTCACACCATCGCGGTCCACGACGGACGCAAGCACGTCCCGGTGTTCGTCACCGAGTCCATGGTGGGTCACAAGCTGGGCGAGTTCGCCCCGACCCGCACCTACCGCGGCCACGTGAAGGACGACAAGAAGGGCAAGCGTCGCTGA
- the rplD gene encoding 50S ribosomal protein L4 produces the protein MAENSVKTVQVDLPAEIFDVQSNVPLMHQVVVAQLAAARQGTHKVKRRGEVSGAGRKPFKQKGTGRARQGSIRAPHMTGGGIVHGPTPRDYSQRTPKKMKAAALRGALSDRARNGRVHVIEALVSGTTPSTKAAKAGLASLNTGRKNVLLVIDRADDVAALSARNLPAVHTLYADQLNTYDVLVSDDVVFTQAAYEAYVAQASGAKKEDAQ, from the coding sequence ATGGCTGAGAACTCCGTGAAGACCGTCCAGGTCGATCTGCCCGCCGAGATCTTCGACGTGCAGTCCAACGTGCCGCTCATGCACCAGGTCGTCGTGGCCCAGCTCGCCGCCGCCCGTCAGGGCACGCACAAGGTGAAGCGCCGCGGCGAGGTGTCCGGCGCCGGCCGCAAGCCGTTCAAGCAGAAGGGCACCGGCCGCGCCCGTCAGGGCTCGATCCGCGCGCCGCACATGACCGGCGGCGGCATCGTCCACGGCCCGACCCCGCGCGACTACTCGCAGCGCACCCCCAAGAAGATGAAGGCCGCCGCCCTCCGCGGCGCCCTGTCGGACCGCGCCCGCAACGGCCGCGTCCACGTCATCGAGGCCCTCGTGTCCGGGACCACCCCGTCCACCAAGGCCGCCAAGGCGGGTCTCGCGTCCCTGAACACCGGCCGCAAGAACGTGCTGCTGGTGATCGACCGGGCCGACGACGTCGCCGCCCTGTCCGCCCGCAACCTGCCGGCGGTCCACACCCTGTACGCCGACCAGCTGAACACCTACGACGTGCTCGTCTCCGACGACGTCGTGTTCACCCAGGCGGCCTACGAGGCGTACGTGGCCCAGGCCTCCGGTGCCAAGAAGGAGGATGCCCAGTGA
- the tuf gene encoding elongation factor Tu, giving the protein MAKAKFERTKPHVNIGTIGHVDHGKTTLTAAISKVLYDKYPDLNEARDFATIDSAPEERQRGITINISHVEYQTEKRHYAHVDAPGHADYIKNMITGAAQMDGAILVVAATDGPMAQTREHVLLARQVGVPALLVALNKSDMVEDEELLELVEMEVRELLSSQEFDGDDAPVIRTSGLKALEGDAEWVKSVEDLMDAVDEYIPDPVRDKDKPFLMPIEDVFTITGRGTVVTGRAERGTLAINSEVEIVGIRDVQKTTVTGIEMFHKQLDEAWAGENCGLLLRGLKRDDVERGQVVVAPGSITPHTNFEANVYILSKDEGGRHNPFYSNYRPQFYFRTTDVTGVITLPEGTEMVMPGDTTEMSVELIQPIAMEEGLGFAIREGGRTVGSGRVTKITK; this is encoded by the coding sequence GTGGCAAAGGCAAAGTTCGAGCGGACGAAGCCGCACGTCAACATCGGCACCATCGGCCACGTTGACCACGGCAAGACCACGCTGACCGCCGCCATCTCGAAGGTCCTGTACGACAAGTACCCGGACCTGAACGAGGCCCGTGACTTCGCGACGATCGACTCGGCCCCCGAGGAGCGTCAGCGCGGCATCACCATCAACATCTCCCACGTGGAGTACCAGACCGAGAAGCGTCACTACGCCCACGTGGACGCCCCCGGTCACGCCGACTACATCAAGAACATGATCACCGGCGCCGCTCAGATGGACGGCGCGATCCTCGTGGTCGCCGCCACCGACGGCCCGATGGCCCAGACCCGCGAGCACGTGCTCCTGGCCCGTCAGGTCGGCGTGCCGGCGCTGCTGGTGGCCCTGAACAAGTCGGACATGGTCGAGGACGAGGAGCTCCTGGAGCTCGTCGAGATGGAGGTCCGCGAGCTGCTGTCCTCCCAGGAGTTCGACGGCGACGACGCCCCGGTCATCCGCACCTCCGGCCTGAAGGCCCTCGAGGGCGACGCCGAGTGGGTCAAGTCCGTCGAGGACCTCATGGACGCCGTGGACGAGTACATCCCGGATCCGGTCCGCGACAAGGACAAGCCGTTCCTGATGCCGATCGAGGACGTCTTCACCATCACCGGCCGCGGCACCGTGGTGACCGGTCGCGCCGAGCGCGGCACCCTCGCCATCAACTCCGAGGTCGAGATCGTGGGCATCCGCGACGTGCAGAAGACCACCGTTACCGGCATCGAGATGTTCCACAAGCAGCTCGACGAGGCCTGGGCCGGCGAGAACTGCGGCCTGCTGCTTCGCGGTCTGAAGCGTGACGACGTCGAGCGCGGCCAGGTCGTCGTGGCCCCGGGCTCGATCACCCCGCACACCAACTTCGAGGCGAACGTCTACATCCTGTCCAAGGACGAGGGTGGCCGTCACAACCCGTTCTACTCGAACTACCGCCCGCAGTTCTACTTCCGCACCACCGACGTCACCGGCGTCATCACGCTGCCCGAGGGCACCGAGATGGTCATGCCCGGCGACACCACCGAGATGTCGGTCGAGCTCATCCAGCCGATCGCCATGGAGGAGGGCCTCGGCTTCGCCATCCGCGAGGGCGGCCGCACCGTGGGCTCCGGCCGCGTCACCAAGATCACCAAGTGA
- the fusA gene encoding elongation factor G, with protein MAQDVLTDLNKVRNIGIMAHIDAGKTTTTERILFYTGVNHKLGETHDGASTTDWMEQEKERGITITSAAVTCFWNDNQINIIDTPGHVDFTVEVERSLRVLDGAVAVFDGKEGVEPQSETVWRQADKYNVPRICFVNKMDKLGADFYFTVDTIVNRLGARPLVMQLPIGAENDFVGVVDLLSMKAFVWPGDAKGDVTMGAEYETREIPAELQEKAEEYRAELVEAVADTSEELMEKYLEGEELTTEEIQAGVRHLTVNAEAYPVFCGSAFKNRGVQPMLDAVVAYLPNPLDAGAVKGHDVKDEEVELEREASKDAPFSALAFKIASHPFFGTLTFIRVYSGRLESGAQILNATKGKKERIGKLFQMHANKENPVDEVVAGHIYAVIGLKDTTTGDTLCDAAHPIILESMTFPEPVISVAIEPKTKGDQEKLSTAIQKLVAEDPTFRVNLNEETGQTEIGGMGELHLDVFVDRMKREFKVEANVGKPQVAYRETIKRKVDKVDYTHKKQTGGSGQFAKVQLSFEPLDTADGEIYEFENAVTGGRVPREYIPSVDAGIQDAMQFGVLAGYPMVGVKATLLDGAYHDVDSSEMAFKIAGSQAFKEGVRKANPIILEPLMAVEVRTPEEFMGDVIGDLNSRRGQIQSMEDATGVKVVKALVPLSEMFGYIGDLRSKTQGRAVYSMTFHSYAEVPKAVADEIIQKSQGE; from the coding sequence GTGGCACAGGACGTGCTGACCGACCTGAACAAGGTCCGCAACATCGGCATCATGGCCCACATCGATGCCGGCAAGACCACCACCACCGAGCGCATCCTGTTCTACACGGGTGTCAACCACAAGCTGGGCGAGACCCACGACGGCGCCTCGACGACCGACTGGATGGAGCAGGAGAAGGAGCGCGGCATCACCATCACCTCCGCCGCGGTGACCTGCTTCTGGAACGACAACCAGATCAACATCATCGACACCCCCGGCCACGTGGACTTCACGGTCGAGGTGGAGCGCTCGCTGCGCGTGCTCGACGGCGCCGTGGCCGTGTTCGACGGCAAGGAGGGCGTGGAGCCCCAGTCGGAGACCGTGTGGCGTCAGGCGGACAAGTACAACGTCCCCCGCATCTGCTTCGTCAACAAGATGGACAAGCTCGGCGCGGACTTCTACTTCACCGTCGACACCATCGTGAACCGCCTCGGCGCGCGTCCGCTCGTGATGCAGCTGCCGATCGGCGCCGAGAACGACTTCGTGGGCGTCGTCGACCTGCTCTCCATGAAGGCCTTCGTGTGGCCGGGCGACGCCAAGGGCGACGTGACCATGGGCGCCGAGTACGAGACCCGTGAGATCCCGGCCGAGCTCCAGGAGAAGGCCGAGGAGTACCGCGCCGAGCTGGTGGAGGCCGTGGCCGACACCTCCGAGGAGCTCATGGAGAAGTACCTCGAGGGCGAGGAGCTCACCACCGAGGAGATCCAGGCCGGCGTGCGCCACCTGACCGTGAACGCCGAGGCCTACCCGGTGTTCTGCGGCTCCGCGTTCAAGAACCGCGGCGTGCAGCCGATGCTCGATGCCGTCGTCGCCTACCTGCCGAACCCGCTGGACGCCGGCGCCGTGAAGGGCCACGACGTCAAGGACGAGGAGGTCGAGCTGGAGCGCGAGGCCTCGAAGGACGCGCCGTTCTCGGCCCTGGCCTTCAAGATCGCCTCGCACCCGTTCTTCGGCACCCTGACCTTCATCCGCGTGTACTCCGGCCGTCTGGAGTCCGGTGCGCAGATCCTCAACGCCACCAAGGGCAAGAAGGAGCGCATCGGCAAGCTCTTCCAGATGCACGCCAACAAGGAGAACCCGGTGGACGAGGTCGTGGCCGGCCACATCTACGCGGTCATCGGCCTGAAGGACACCACCACCGGCGACACCCTGTGCGACGCCGCGCACCCGATCATCCTCGAGTCGATGACCTTCCCGGAGCCCGTGATCTCCGTGGCCATCGAGCCGAAGACCAAGGGCGACCAGGAGAAGCTCTCCACCGCCATCCAGAAGCTCGTCGCCGAGGACCCCACGTTCCGCGTGAACCTCAACGAGGAGACCGGCCAGACCGAGATCGGCGGCATGGGCGAGCTCCACCTGGACGTCTTCGTGGACCGCATGAAGCGCGAGTTCAAGGTCGAGGCCAACGTGGGCAAGCCCCAGGTCGCGTACCGCGAGACCATCAAGCGCAAGGTCGACAAGGTCGACTACACGCACAAGAAGCAGACCGGCGGCTCCGGCCAGTTCGCCAAGGTGCAGCTGTCCTTCGAGCCCCTGGACACCGCCGACGGCGAGATCTACGAGTTCGAGAACGCCGTCACCGGCGGTCGCGTGCCCCGCGAGTACATCCCGTCCGTGGACGCGGGCATCCAGGACGCCATGCAGTTCGGCGTGCTGGCCGGCTACCCGATGGTGGGCGTCAAGGCCACCCTGCTCGACGGCGCGTACCACGACGTCGACTCCTCGGAGATGGCGTTCAAGATCGCCGGCTCCCAGGCGTTCAAGGAGGGTGTCCGCAAGGCCAACCCGATCATCCTCGAGCCCCTGATGGCCGTCGAGGTGCGCACCCCGGAGGAGTTCATGGGCGACGTCATCGGCGACCTGAACTCCCGCCGTGGCCAGATCCAGTCCATGGAGGACGCCACCGGCGTCAAGGTCGTCAAGGCCCTCGTGCCGCTGTCCGAGATGTTCGGCTACATCGGCGACCTGCGCTCCAAGACCCAGGGTCGCGCCGTGTACTCGATGACCTTCCACTCCTACGCCGAGGTCCCCAAGGCCGTGGCGGACGAGATCATCCAGAAGTCCCAGGGCGAGTGA
- a CDS encoding DUF3817 domain-containing protein — MSLPSPRSLFRVTAAAEMVTWAGLLTAMAMKYTGVTDAVMPIAGGIHGFVFLCYFVVTVAVWIDGRWPAARGLLGLGSAVVPFMTVPFERARLRRGEPARHWRVLEGEPGERTGAQRVLAAVLRRPLVSALVALIAVVVVFSLLLNAGPPTEWGR; from the coding sequence ATGAGCCTGCCGTCCCCGCGCAGCCTGTTCCGGGTGACCGCCGCCGCCGAGATGGTGACGTGGGCGGGTCTGCTGACCGCCATGGCCATGAAGTACACGGGGGTCACCGACGCGGTGATGCCGATCGCCGGCGGCATCCACGGCTTCGTCTTCCTCTGCTACTTCGTCGTCACCGTGGCGGTGTGGATCGACGGCCGCTGGCCGGCCGCGCGCGGCCTGCTCGGCCTCGGCTCCGCCGTCGTCCCGTTCATGACCGTCCCCTTCGAGCGGGCCCGGCTGCGCCGCGGGGAGCCGGCGCGGCACTGGCGCGTGCTCGAGGGCGAGCCGGGGGAGCGGACCGGGGCCCAGCGGGTGCTGGCCGCCGTGCTGCGCCGCCCGCTGGTCAGCGCGCTGGTGGCGCTGATCGCCGTCGTCGTCGTGTTCAGCCTGCTGCTCAACGCCGGCCCGCCCACCGAGTGGGGCCGCTAA
- the rpsL gene encoding 30S ribosomal protein S12: MPTIQQLVRKGRSPKVVKTKAPALQGNPMRRGVCTRVYTTTPKKPNSALRKVARVRLNGGIEVTAYIPGEGHNLQEHSIVLVRGGRVKDLPGVRYKIVRGALDTQGVKNRGQARSRYGAKKEKK, from the coding sequence GTGCCTACGATTCAGCAGCTGGTCCGCAAGGGCCGCTCACCCAAGGTCGTCAAGACCAAGGCCCCTGCGCTGCAGGGGAACCCCATGCGCCGTGGCGTGTGCACCCGCGTGTACACCACCACCCCGAAGAAGCCGAACTCGGCTCTGCGCAAGGTCGCTCGTGTGCGCCTCAACGGCGGCATCGAGGTCACCGCGTACATCCCCGGCGAGGGCCACAACCTGCAGGAGCACTCGATCGTGCTCGTGCGCGGCGGTCGTGTGAAGGACCTGCCCGGCGTGCGCTACAAGATCGTGCGCGGCGCCCTCGACACCCAGGGCGTGAAGAACCGCGGCCAGGCCCGCTCCCGCTACGGCGCCAAGAAGGAGAAGAAGTAA
- the rplN gene encoding 50S ribosomal protein L14 yields the protein MIQQESRLKVADNTGAKEILTIRVLGGSGRRYAGIGDTIVATVKDAIPGGNVKKGDVVKAVVVRTRKQSRRPDGSYIKFDENAAVILKTDGEPRGTRIFGPVGRELRDKKFMKIVSLAPEVI from the coding sequence GTGATCCAGCAGGAGTCGCGGCTCAAGGTCGCCGACAACACCGGTGCGAAGGAGATCCTGACCATCCGTGTTCTCGGTGGCTCAGGACGCCGCTACGCAGGAATCGGCGACACCATCGTCGCCACCGTCAAGGACGCCATCCCCGGCGGCAACGTCAAGAAGGGCGACGTCGTCAAGGCCGTGGTGGTCCGCACCCGCAAGCAGTCCCGTCGTCCCGACGGCTCGTACATCAAGTTCGACGAGAACGCGGCCGTCATCCTGAAGACGGACGGCGAGCCCCGTGGCACGCGCATCTTCGGCCCCGTGGGCCGCGAGCTGCGTGACAAGAAGTTCATGAAGATCGTGTCGCTCGCCCCGGAGGTGATCTGA
- the rplP gene encoding 50S ribosomal protein L16 yields MLIPRRVKHRKQHHPKRSGAAKGGTTVTFGEWGIQALTPAYVTNRQIEAARIAMTRYIKRGGKVWINIYPDRPLTKKPAETRMGSGKGSPEWWVANVKPGRVLFELSGVSEEVAREALRLAIHKLPLKARVIRREGGE; encoded by the coding sequence ATGCTGATCCCCCGTCGCGTCAAGCACCGCAAGCAGCACCACCCCAAGCGTTCCGGCGCCGCCAAGGGCGGCACCACCGTGACCTTCGGCGAGTGGGGCATCCAGGCGCTCACGCCGGCCTATGTGACGAACCGTCAGATCGAGGCCGCCCGTATCGCCATGACCCGCTACATCAAGCGTGGCGGCAAGGTCTGGATCAACATCTACCCGGACCGTCCGCTCACGAAGAAGCCCGCCGAGACCCGCATGGGCTCCGGCAAGGGCTCGCCCGAGTGGTGGGTCGCCAACGTCAAGCCCGGACGCGTGCTCTTCGAGCTCTCGGGTGTCTCGGAGGAGGTCGCCCGTGAGGCGCTCCGCCTTGCCATCCACAAGCTGCCGCTGAAGGCCCGTGTCATCCGTCGAGAGGGTGGTGAGTGA
- the rplB gene encoding 50S ribosomal protein L2 has translation MAIRKYKPTTPGLRGSSVADFAEITRSTPEKSLLRPLHKTGGRNNTGRITTRHKGGGHKRQYRLVDFRRHDKDGVPATVAHIEYDPNRTARIALLHYADGAKRYILAPAKLKQGDVVEAGPNADIKPGNNLPMRNIPVGTTIHAVELRPGGGAKMARSAGASVQLVAREGKYAQLRLPSGEIRNVDVRCRATIGEVGNAEQSNINWGKAGRMRWKGVRPTVRGVVMNPVDHPHGGGEGKTSGGRHPVNRNGKPEGRTRRPNKESDKLIVRRRRTGKNKR, from the coding sequence ATGGCTATCCGTAAGTACAAGCCGACCACCCCGGGCCTGCGCGGCTCGTCCGTGGCCGACTTCGCAGAGATCACCCGGTCCACGCCGGAGAAGTCCCTTCTCCGTCCGCTGCACAAGACCGGCGGCCGCAACAACACCGGCCGCATCACCACCCGTCACAAGGGCGGCGGCCACAAGCGCCAGTACCGCCTGGTCGACTTCCGTCGCCACGACAAGGACGGCGTGCCCGCCACCGTCGCGCACATCGAGTACGACCCGAACCGCACCGCCCGCATCGCGCTGCTGCACTACGCGGACGGCGCCAAGCGCTACATCCTGGCCCCGGCCAAGCTGAAGCAGGGCGACGTGGTCGAGGCCGGCCCGAACGCCGACATCAAGCCCGGCAACAACCTGCCGATGCGCAACATCCCCGTGGGCACCACCATCCACGCGGTGGAGCTGCGTCCGGGCGGCGGCGCCAAGATGGCCCGCTCCGCCGGCGCCTCCGTGCAGCTCGTCGCTCGTGAGGGCAAGTACGCGCAGCTGCGCCTGCCCTCGGGCGAGATCCGCAACGTCGACGTGCGCTGCCGCGCCACGATCGGCGAGGTCGGCAACGCCGAGCAGTCGAACATCAACTGGGGCAAGGCCGGCCGCATGCGCTGGAAGGGCGTGCGCCCGACCGTCCGCGGCGTCGTGATGAACCCCGTCGACCACCCGCACGGCGGTGGCGAGGGCAAGACCTCCGGCGGTCGTCACCCCGTCAACCGGAACGGCAAGCCCGAGGGCCGCACGCGCCGCCCGAACAAGGAAAGCGACAAGCTCATCGTGCGTCGCCGTCGTACCGGCAAGAACAAGCGATAA
- the rpsJ gene encoding 30S ribosomal protein S10, with translation MAGQKIRIRLKSYDHEVIDVSARKIVDTVTRAGATVVGPVPLPTEKNVYCVIRSPHKYKDSREHFEMRTHKRLIDIIDPTPKAVDSLMRLDLPADVNIEIKL, from the coding sequence ATGGCGGGACAGAAGATCCGCATCCGGCTGAAGTCGTACGACCACGAGGTCATCGACGTCTCGGCCCGCAAGATCGTTGACACGGTCACGCGCGCAGGCGCGACGGTGGTCGGCCCCGTGCCGCTGCCGACGGAGAAGAACGTGTACTGCGTTATCCGTTCTCCCCACAAGTACAAGGACAGCCGCGAGCATTTCGAGATGCGCACCCACAAGCGGCTCATCGACATCATCGACCCGACCCCCAAGGCCGTCGACTCGCTCATGCGACTGGACCTGCCCGCGGACGTCAACATCGAGATCAAGCTCTGA
- the rpmC gene encoding 50S ribosomal protein L29 produces MAIGTKDLNVESLDGMDNARLLEALKSSKEELFNLRFQAATGQLDNSSRLKAVKRDIARIYTILRERELGIRGDVAAEAQADNNEEAAK; encoded by the coding sequence ATGGCGATCGGCACCAAGGATCTGAACGTCGAGTCCCTGGACGGGATGGACAACGCCCGCCTGCTGGAGGCCCTGAAGTCCTCCAAGGAGGAGCTGTTCAACCTGCGCTTCCAGGCCGCCACCGGCCAGCTGGACAACTCCAGCCGGCTGAAGGCCGTCAAGCGTGACATCGCGCGCATCTACACGATCCTGCGCGAGCGCGAGCTGGGCATCCGCGGCGATGTCGCCGCCGAGGCGCAGGCCGACAACAACGAGGAGGCTGCCAAGTGA
- the rplV gene encoding 50S ribosomal protein L22, which yields MEAKAIARHLRVTPMKARRVVDLVRGKQATEALAILKFAQQGASEPVYKLVASAVANARVKADREGQAFDEDALYITEAFVDEGPTMKRFQPRAQGRAYRINKRTSHVTVVVASKDEKGGN from the coding sequence ATGGAAGCCAAGGCAATTGCGCGCCACCTGCGCGTGACGCCGATGAAGGCCCGGCGCGTCGTCGACCTGGTCCGTGGCAAGCAGGCCACCGAGGCACTGGCCATCCTGAAGTTCGCCCAGCAGGGCGCTTCGGAGCCGGTGTACAAGCTGGTGGCCTCCGCGGTGGCGAACGCCCGCGTGAAGGCAGACCGCGAGGGCCAGGCCTTCGACGAGGACGCCCTCTACATCACCGAGGCCTTCGTGGACGAGGGCCCGACCATGAAGCGGTTCCAGCCCCGTGCCCAGGGCCGCGCGTACCGCATCAACAAGCGCACGAGCCACGTCACCGTGGTCGTCGCGTCCAAGGACGAGAAGGGTGGGAACTGA
- the rpsQ gene encoding 30S ribosomal protein S17 translates to MTEQTPAVSEERGYRKALRGVVVSDKMDKTIVVEVEDRKKHSLYGKVMKTSKRVKAHDEDNTAGIGDRVRIAETRPLSASKRWRLVEIVERAK, encoded by the coding sequence GTGACCGAGCAGACCCCCGCCGTCTCCGAGGAGCGCGGCTACCGCAAGGCCCTGCGCGGCGTCGTCGTGTCCGACAAGATGGACAAGACGATCGTCGTCGAGGTCGAGGACCGCAAGAAGCACTCGCTGTACGGCAAGGTGATGAAGACCTCGAAGCGCGTCAAGGCGCACGACGAGGACAACACCGCCGGCATCGGAGACCGCGTCCGCATCGCCGAGACCCGCCCGCTGTCCGCCTCCAAGCGGTGGCGCCTGGTGGAGATCGTCGAGCGCGCCAAGTGA
- the rpsG gene encoding 30S ribosomal protein S7 encodes MPRKGPAPKRPLVVDPVYGSPLVTQLINKVLIDGKKSTAERIVYGALEGARAKNGADPVATLKKAMDNIKPALEVRSRRVGGATYQVPVEVKPGRSTALALRWLVGFSKARREKTMTERLMNEILDASNGLGGAVKRREDTHKMAEANKAFAHYRW; translated from the coding sequence ATGCCTCGTAAGGGTCCTGCGCCGAAGCGCCCCCTCGTCGTCGATCCCGTCTACGGCTCCCCGCTGGTCACGCAGCTGATCAACAAGGTGCTCATCGACGGCAAGAAGTCCACCGCCGAGCGCATCGTGTACGGCGCGCTCGAGGGTGCCCGCGCCAAGAACGGCGCCGATCCCGTGGCCACGCTCAAGAAGGCCATGGACAACATCAAGCCGGCCCTCGAGGTCCGCTCCCGCCGTGTCGGCGGCGCCACCTACCAGGTGCCCGTCGAGGTCAAGCCCGGCCGCTCCACGGCTCTGGCCCTGCGCTGGCTGGTCGGCTTCTCCAAGGCCCGCCGTGAGAAGACCATGACCGAGCGTCTGATGAACGAGATCCTGGACGCCTCGAACGGCCTGGGCGGCGCCGTGAAGCGTCGCGAGGACACCCACAAGATGGCCGAGGCCAACAAGGCCTTCGCCCACTACCGCTGGTGA
- the rplW gene encoding 50S ribosomal protein L23 produces MSGSINKDPRDVIIAPVVSEKSYGLIDEGKYTFLVDPRSNKSEIKQAVERIFNVDVASVNTLNRSGKRRRTRFGWGQRKSTKRAIVTLKDGTIDIFGGPLA; encoded by the coding sequence GTGAGCGGCTCCATCAACAAGGATCCCCGCGACGTGATCATCGCTCCCGTCGTGTCGGAGAAGAGCTACGGCCTGATCGACGAGGGCAAGTACACCTTCCTGGTCGACCCGCGCTCCAACAAGTCCGAGATCAAGCAGGCGGTGGAGCGCATCTTCAACGTCGACGTGGCCTCGGTCAACACCCTGAACCGTTCCGGCAAGCGCCGTCGCACCCGCTTCGGGTGGGGCCAGCGCAAGTCCACCAAGCGTGCCATCGTCACGCTCAAGGACGGGACGATCGACATCTTCGGAGGTCCGCTCGCCTGA
- the rpsC gene encoding 30S ribosomal protein S3, which translates to MGQKINPNGFRLGITTDHVSHWFADSHKEGQRYADFLKEDVKIRELMTTGMERAGISKVEIERTRDRVRVDIHTARPGIVIGRRGAEADRIRGELEKLTGKQIQLNILEVKNPETDAQLVAQGVAEQLASRVAFRRAMKKAIQSAMRAGAQGIRIQCAGRLGGAEMSRSEFYREGRVPLHTLRANIDFGKFEAKTTFGRIGVKVWIYKGDLTAKELAAKEAAQPSGRGRGGDRRGGGGGERRRRNDRAERAPRQENAGAGAETPAAAPAEGGNA; encoded by the coding sequence ATGGGACAGAAGATCAACCCCAACGGGTTCCGCCTCGGCATCACCACCGATCACGTCTCGCACTGGTTCGCGGACTCCCACAAGGAGGGCCAGCGCTACGCTGACTTCCTCAAGGAGGACGTCAAGATCCGCGAGCTGATGACCACCGGCATGGAGCGCGCCGGCATCTCCAAGGTGGAGATCGAGCGCACCCGTGACCGCGTGCGCGTGGACATCCACACCGCGCGTCCCGGCATCGTGATCGGTCGCCGCGGCGCCGAGGCCGACCGCATCCGCGGCGAGCTCGAGAAGCTCACCGGCAAGCAGATCCAGCTGAACATCCTCGAGGTCAAGAACCCCGAGACCGATGCCCAGCTGGTGGCGCAGGGTGTGGCCGAGCAGCTCGCCTCGCGCGTGGCGTTCCGCCGCGCGATGAAGAAGGCGATCCAGTCCGCCATGCGCGCCGGCGCGCAGGGCATCCGCATCCAGTGCGCCGGCCGCCTCGGCGGTGCCGAGATGAGCCGTTCGGAGTTCTACCGCGAGGGCCGCGTGCCGCTGCACACCCTCCGCGCGAACATCGACTTCGGCAAGTTCGAGGCCAAGACCACCTTCGGCCGCATCGGCGTGAAGGTCTGGATCTACAAGGGCGACCTGACCGCCAAGGAGCTCGCGGCCAAGGAGGCCGCGCAGCCCTCCGGCCGTGGCCGTGGCGGCGACCGCCGCGGCGGCGGCGGTGGCGAGCGTCGTCGTCGCAACGACCGTGCCGAGCGTGCTCCCCGCCAGGAGAACGCCGGCGCCGGCGCCGAGACCCCGGCCGCCGCTCCCGCTGAAGGAGGCAACGCCTGA